A region of Ornithodoros turicata isolate Travis chromosome 5, ASM3712646v1, whole genome shotgun sequence DNA encodes the following proteins:
- the LOC135395339 gene encoding Ig-like V-type domain-containing protein FAM187A isoform X1 has protein sequence MFCELRSALIFGIIIWSFQRVGGVCEKRFVPPSTVLLEPEVHVRSVDKSEQAQLPCRFCDEAAPVTSRQWFKRLINGTFIHVAMDTHDDPSKNMRYTMSDHTLVIKNVVEKDAGYYVCHDNEEPPTKYRMEYLLDVSVKSTVDPVSGDLLKHKPYLQGLQETYSNLALDGILVKHNVTTNWGEWTPCDRCGEIGLRKRYGRCQLTTSVQGFMRLPQAPQEPVNVSVPVMGPSCRSLLLRKYEASKQLYKMPDYLHTEYCQEDCDEQFATGGTMSPVNGTFFSWKIGKTEEVETAEISPSAFRHEEEEGVMISLACPGASAESVVMWFFNGTKFRRAWRRVKVSDQKHLVFKELKARDTGVYECTVMGIKVGQLQLIVKKKRHDVGTLATSNGMWMAYTTIIINVIVYAAVVYVNCQHHYKRMDIQDYISRTRSKDPTSTECTDSTEPLEKEN, from the exons ATGTTCTGCGAGCTTCGTTCTGCTCTGATATTTGGCATCATCATTTGGT CCTTTCAGCGTGTAGGTGGAGTCTGCGAAAAACGATTTGTGCCTCCGTCAACGGTACTGCTCGAACCCGAGGTACACGTCCGGTCGGTGGACAAGAGCGAACAGGCTCAACTCCCATGTAGATTCTG CGACGAAGCAGCACCAGTGACGAGTCGGCAGTGGTTCAAGCGGCTCATCAACGGTACTTTCATCCACGTCGCCATGGACACGCACGACGACCCGTCAAAGAATATGCGCTACACCATGTCGGACCACACGCTAGTAATAAAAAACGTCGTTGAGAAAGACGCTGGGTACTACGTTTGCCACGATAACGAGGAACCGCCAACGAAGTACCGCATGGAGTACCTCCTAGATG TTTCTGTGAAGTCTACCGTTGATCCCGTTTCAG gaGACCTCTTGAAGCACAAGCCCTACCTTCAGGGGTTGCAGGAAACATACA GTAACCTAGCCCTGGATGGTATACTAGTTAAGCACAACGTGACCACAAATTGGGGCGAGTGGACGCCGTGTGATCGATGTGGCGAGATTGGTCTCCGTAAACGGTATGGCCGATGTCAGCTGACAACATCCGTTCAAGGCTTCATGAGGCTTCCTCAAGCGCCTCAG GAGCCAGTGAACGTCAGCGTCCCCGTCATGGGCCCCAGTTGCAGGTCTCTCCTCTTGAGAAAGTACGAAGCCTCGAAGCAACTGTACAAGATGCCGGACTACCTTCACACTGAATACTGCCAAGAGGATTGCG ACGAACAATTCGCTACGGGTGGAACGATGTCTCCAGTGAACGGGACCTTCTTCAGTTGGAAGATCGGCAAAACGGAAGAGGTTGAAACTGCAGAAATATCCCCATCTGCGTTTCGTCACGAAGAGGAGGAAGGGGTCATGATAAGCCTCGCATGTCCAGG AGCATCGGCAGAGAGTGTGGTGATGTGGTTCTTCAACGGCACCAAGTTCCGCAGAGCGTGGCGTCGCGTCAAGGTTAGCGACCAGAAACATCTCGTCTTCAAGGAGCTCAAAGCACGCGACACAGGAGTCTATGAATGCACCGTCATGGGCATCAAAGTCGGACAGTTACAGCTCATTG TGAAGAAGAAGCGGCATGATGTAG GAACTCTGGCTACGTCAAATGGGATGTGGATGGCGTACACTACCATCATAATCAACGTCATAGTTTACGCAGCAGTTGTTTACGTCAACTGTCAGCATCATTACAAGAGAATGGATATACAGGACTACATCTCGCGCACCCGCTCTAAGGACCCTACGAGTACAGAGTGTACGGATTCCACTGAGCCACTTGAGAAGGAGAACTAG
- the LOC135395338 gene encoding lysophosphatidylserine lipase ABHD12-like, which yields MLRKRALTQATEILKHNDAVLPCRSYVSYLFPSKRSSRRLLHLLGGVLFVVYGLFPTAFYFSGWFRRFMIFGHYINWPMIASFTNTEYYGLPVTRPFFVASTDHVLLGTWHVMPKSQWSRCSSGINPNTEFDDDRPVIIYYHGHAETRATDYRVQLYKTLSQSEVDAHVITFDYRGFGDSTNVMPSKKGVIEDSLAVYNWVKERVPRSRIIVWGHSLGTGVAVQLGEIFAAQHDNPAAIVLEAPFNSLKEAALKWPLGLPFRYIPGAEKLVERLADDGTYFESEQKVGRITAPTLVMHSKDDPLVPYELGRKLFERLKMDRRSDVPPAEFYDVDSSVGPGHRRIYKDPNFPNMVSKFIGKWTQ from the coding sequence ATGCTGCGGAAGCGTGCCCTCACCCAGGCTACTGAAATTCTCAAGCACAATGACGCCGTACTCCCATGTCGGTCATATGTATCCTACCTGTTTCCATCGAAGAGGAGCTCTCGACGATTATTGCACCTCCTAGGTGGCGTACTTTTTGTCGTCTACGGTCTCTTCCCTACTGCCTTCTACTTCTCCGGCTGGTTCCGTAGGTTCATGATCTTCGGACACTACATCAACTGGCCGATGATCGCGAGTTTCACAAACACAGAGTACTATGGCCTTCCGGTCACCCGTCCTTTCTTTGTGGCCTCCACCGATCATGTGCTTCTGGGCACTTGGCACGTCATGCCCAAAAGCCAGTGGTCGAGGTGCTCCTCTGGGATCAACCCAAACACAGAATTCGACGACGACCGGCCCGTGATCATCTACTACCATGGCCACGCTGAGACGAGGGCTACGGACTACAGAGTACAACTCTACAAGACTTTGTCTCAGAGTGAAGTCGATGCTCACGTTATCACATTTGATTACCGTGGTTTTGGAGATTCTACAAATGTAATGCCGTCGAAAAAAGGTGTCATCGAAGATTCACTTGCAGTGTACAACTGGGTGAAGGAGCGGGTGCCACGGTCGCGAATCATCGTCTGGGGCCATTCGCTCGGCACCGGAGTTGCTGTCCAACTGGGTGAAATTTTTGCGGCTCAACACGATAACCCAGCTGCGATTGTTCTCGAAGCCCCCTTTAACAGCTTGAAAGAGGCGGCATTGAAGTGGCCGCTCGGTCTGCCGTTCCGATACATTCCAGGAGCAGAAAAATTAGTCGAACGTTTGGCAGACGACGGTACATACTTCGAGTCGGAACAAAAGGTTGGACGAATCACGGCACCAACGTTGGTGATGCATTCAAAAGATGACCCTCTAGTACCATACGAGCTAGGTAGAAAATTGTTCGAAAGACTGAAGATGGATCGTCGGTCGGATGTTCCACCTGCAGAATTTTACGACGTGGACAGCAGCGTCGGTCCTGGCCACAGACGAATCTACAAGGATCCCAACTTCCCGAACATGGTCTCAAAGTTCATCGGAAAGTGGACACAATAA
- the LOC135395339 gene encoding Ig-like V-type domain-containing protein FAM187A isoform X4 codes for MFCELRSALIFGIIIWSFQRVGGVCEKRFVPPSTVLLEPEVHVRSVDKSEQAQLPCRFCDEAAPVTSRQWFKRLINGTFIHVAMDTHDDPSKNMRYTMSDHTLVIKNVVEKDAGYYVCHDNEEPPTKYRMEYLLDVSVKSTVDPVSGDLLKHKPYLQGLQETYSNLALDGILVKHNVTTNWGEWTPCDRCGEIGLRKRYGRCQLTTSVQGFMRLPQAPQEPVNVSVPVMGPSCRSLLLRKYEASKQLYKMPDYLHTEYCQEDCDEQFATGGTMSPVNGTFFSWKIGKTEEVETAEISPSAFRHEEEEGVMISLACPGASAESVVMWFFNGTKFRRAWRRVK; via the exons ATGTTCTGCGAGCTTCGTTCTGCTCTGATATTTGGCATCATCATTTGGT CCTTTCAGCGTGTAGGTGGAGTCTGCGAAAAACGATTTGTGCCTCCGTCAACGGTACTGCTCGAACCCGAGGTACACGTCCGGTCGGTGGACAAGAGCGAACAGGCTCAACTCCCATGTAGATTCTG CGACGAAGCAGCACCAGTGACGAGTCGGCAGTGGTTCAAGCGGCTCATCAACGGTACTTTCATCCACGTCGCCATGGACACGCACGACGACCCGTCAAAGAATATGCGCTACACCATGTCGGACCACACGCTAGTAATAAAAAACGTCGTTGAGAAAGACGCTGGGTACTACGTTTGCCACGATAACGAGGAACCGCCAACGAAGTACCGCATGGAGTACCTCCTAGATG TTTCTGTGAAGTCTACCGTTGATCCCGTTTCAG gaGACCTCTTGAAGCACAAGCCCTACCTTCAGGGGTTGCAGGAAACATACA GTAACCTAGCCCTGGATGGTATACTAGTTAAGCACAACGTGACCACAAATTGGGGCGAGTGGACGCCGTGTGATCGATGTGGCGAGATTGGTCTCCGTAAACGGTATGGCCGATGTCAGCTGACAACATCCGTTCAAGGCTTCATGAGGCTTCCTCAAGCGCCTCAG GAGCCAGTGAACGTCAGCGTCCCCGTCATGGGCCCCAGTTGCAGGTCTCTCCTCTTGAGAAAGTACGAAGCCTCGAAGCAACTGTACAAGATGCCGGACTACCTTCACACTGAATACTGCCAAGAGGATTGCG ACGAACAATTCGCTACGGGTGGAACGATGTCTCCAGTGAACGGGACCTTCTTCAGTTGGAAGATCGGCAAAACGGAAGAGGTTGAAACTGCAGAAATATCCCCATCTGCGTTTCGTCACGAAGAGGAGGAAGGGGTCATGATAAGCCTCGCATGTCCAGG AGCATCGGCAGAGAGTGTGGTGATGTGGTTCTTCAACGGCACCAAGTTCCGCAGAGCGTGGCGTCGCGTCAAG TGA
- the LOC135394124 gene encoding cysteine and glycine-rich protein 1-like: protein MPGICPRCNTSVFFNEEKIAIGKHWHIKCFSCANPDCHRKLDSSNLTEHESNIYCRSCYGKLFGPKGYGYGGGAGVLSMDTGDKYRHGPPTSNIPATAQAHVAPRNGAVKPVTAPQPRWGGADICPRCKKAVYMAEKKMGGGAAWHISCFTCQACNKRLESTILCEREGDIYCKTCYGKNFGPKGYGFGIGPGVLQVAP, encoded by the exons ATGCCTGGAATATGTCCACGTTGCAACACTTCCGTCTTCTTCAATGAGGAGAAGATCGCCATCGGAAAGCACTGGCACATCAAGTGCTTCTCCTGCG CAAACCCTGACTGTCACAGAAAGTTGGACAGCAGCAACCTGACAGAGCACGAAAGTAACATCTACTGCCGGTCGTGTTACGGAAAGTTGTTCGGCCCAAAGGGTTATGGCTACGGTGGTGGCGCTGGTGTGCTCTCCATGGATACCGGCGATAAATACAGGCATGGACCACCCACATC AAATATCCCAGCAACAGCGCAAGCTCACGTGGCGCCGCGGAACGGAGCGGTAAAACCAGTAACAGCTCCACAGCCACGTTGGGGAGGAGCAGACATCTGTCCTCGTTGCAAAAAGGCTGTCTACATGGCAGAAAAGAAGATGGGAGGAGGAGCT GCGTGGCACATTTCCTGCTTCACCTGCCAGGCATGCAACAAGAGATTAGAGTCTACAATTCTCTGTGAAAGGGAAGGAGATATCTACTGCAAAA ctTGCTATGGCAAAAACTTTGGGCCCAAGGGATATGGCTTCGGCATTGGACCCGGCGTTCTTCAGGTGGCACCCTGA
- the LOC135395339 gene encoding Ig-like V-type domain-containing protein FAM187A isoform X3, which produces MDTHDDPSKNMRYTMSDHTLVIKNVVEKDAGYYVCHDNEEPPTKYRMEYLLDVSVKSTVDPVSGDLLKHKPYLQGLQETYSNLALDGILVKHNVTTNWGEWTPCDRCGEIGLRKRYGRCQLTTSVQGFMRLPQAPQEPVNVSVPVMGPSCRSLLLRKYEASKQLYKMPDYLHTEYCQEDCDEQFATGGTMSPVNGTFFSWKIGKTEEVETAEISPSAFRHEEEEGVMISLACPGASAESVVMWFFNGTKFRRAWRRVKVSDQKHLVFKELKARDTGVYECTVMGIKVGQLQLIVKKKRHDVGTLATSNGMWMAYTTIIINVIVYAAVVYVNCQHHYKRMDIQDYISRTRSKDPTSTECTDSTEPLEKEN; this is translated from the exons ATGGACACGCACGACGACCCGTCAAAGAATATGCGCTACACCATGTCGGACCACACGCTAGTAATAAAAAACGTCGTTGAGAAAGACGCTGGGTACTACGTTTGCCACGATAACGAGGAACCGCCAACGAAGTACCGCATGGAGTACCTCCTAGATG TTTCTGTGAAGTCTACCGTTGATCCCGTTTCAG gaGACCTCTTGAAGCACAAGCCCTACCTTCAGGGGTTGCAGGAAACATACA GTAACCTAGCCCTGGATGGTATACTAGTTAAGCACAACGTGACCACAAATTGGGGCGAGTGGACGCCGTGTGATCGATGTGGCGAGATTGGTCTCCGTAAACGGTATGGCCGATGTCAGCTGACAACATCCGTTCAAGGCTTCATGAGGCTTCCTCAAGCGCCTCAG GAGCCAGTGAACGTCAGCGTCCCCGTCATGGGCCCCAGTTGCAGGTCTCTCCTCTTGAGAAAGTACGAAGCCTCGAAGCAACTGTACAAGATGCCGGACTACCTTCACACTGAATACTGCCAAGAGGATTGCG ACGAACAATTCGCTACGGGTGGAACGATGTCTCCAGTGAACGGGACCTTCTTCAGTTGGAAGATCGGCAAAACGGAAGAGGTTGAAACTGCAGAAATATCCCCATCTGCGTTTCGTCACGAAGAGGAGGAAGGGGTCATGATAAGCCTCGCATGTCCAGG AGCATCGGCAGAGAGTGTGGTGATGTGGTTCTTCAACGGCACCAAGTTCCGCAGAGCGTGGCGTCGCGTCAAGGTTAGCGACCAGAAACATCTCGTCTTCAAGGAGCTCAAAGCACGCGACACAGGAGTCTATGAATGCACCGTCATGGGCATCAAAGTCGGACAGTTACAGCTCATTG TGAAGAAGAAGCGGCATGATGTAG GAACTCTGGCTACGTCAAATGGGATGTGGATGGCGTACACTACCATCATAATCAACGTCATAGTTTACGCAGCAGTTGTTTACGTCAACTGTCAGCATCATTACAAGAGAATGGATATACAGGACTACATCTCGCGCACCCGCTCTAAGGACCCTACGAGTACAGAGTGTACGGATTCCACTGAGCCACTTGAGAAGGAGAACTAG
- the LOC135395339 gene encoding Ig-like V-type domain-containing protein FAM187A isoform X2: MFCELRSALIFGIIIWSFQRVGGVCEKRFVPPSTVLLEPEVHVRSVDKSEQAQLPCRFCDEAAPVTSRQWFKRLINGTFIHVAMDTHDDPSKNMRYTMSDHTLVIKNVVEKDAGYYVCHDNEEPPTKYRMEYLLDVSVKSTVDPVSGDLLKHKPYLQGLQETYSNLALDGILVKHNVTTNWGEWTPCDRCGEIGLRKRYGRCQLTTSVQGFMRLPQAPQEPVNVSVPVMGPSCRSLLLRKYEASKQLYKMPDYLHTEYCQEDCDEQFATGGTMSPVNGTFFSWKIGKTEEVETAEISPSAFRHEEEEGVMISLACPGASAESVVMWFFNGTKFRRAWRRVKVSDQKHLVFKELKARDTGVYECTVMGIKVGQLQLIGRMHGPFYCVRN; this comes from the exons ATGTTCTGCGAGCTTCGTTCTGCTCTGATATTTGGCATCATCATTTGGT CCTTTCAGCGTGTAGGTGGAGTCTGCGAAAAACGATTTGTGCCTCCGTCAACGGTACTGCTCGAACCCGAGGTACACGTCCGGTCGGTGGACAAGAGCGAACAGGCTCAACTCCCATGTAGATTCTG CGACGAAGCAGCACCAGTGACGAGTCGGCAGTGGTTCAAGCGGCTCATCAACGGTACTTTCATCCACGTCGCCATGGACACGCACGACGACCCGTCAAAGAATATGCGCTACACCATGTCGGACCACACGCTAGTAATAAAAAACGTCGTTGAGAAAGACGCTGGGTACTACGTTTGCCACGATAACGAGGAACCGCCAACGAAGTACCGCATGGAGTACCTCCTAGATG TTTCTGTGAAGTCTACCGTTGATCCCGTTTCAG gaGACCTCTTGAAGCACAAGCCCTACCTTCAGGGGTTGCAGGAAACATACA GTAACCTAGCCCTGGATGGTATACTAGTTAAGCACAACGTGACCACAAATTGGGGCGAGTGGACGCCGTGTGATCGATGTGGCGAGATTGGTCTCCGTAAACGGTATGGCCGATGTCAGCTGACAACATCCGTTCAAGGCTTCATGAGGCTTCCTCAAGCGCCTCAG GAGCCAGTGAACGTCAGCGTCCCCGTCATGGGCCCCAGTTGCAGGTCTCTCCTCTTGAGAAAGTACGAAGCCTCGAAGCAACTGTACAAGATGCCGGACTACCTTCACACTGAATACTGCCAAGAGGATTGCG ACGAACAATTCGCTACGGGTGGAACGATGTCTCCAGTGAACGGGACCTTCTTCAGTTGGAAGATCGGCAAAACGGAAGAGGTTGAAACTGCAGAAATATCCCCATCTGCGTTTCGTCACGAAGAGGAGGAAGGGGTCATGATAAGCCTCGCATGTCCAGG AGCATCGGCAGAGAGTGTGGTGATGTGGTTCTTCAACGGCACCAAGTTCCGCAGAGCGTGGCGTCGCGTCAAGGTTAGCGACCAGAAACATCTCGTCTTCAAGGAGCTCAAAGCACGCGACACAGGAGTCTATGAATGCACCGTCATGGGCATCAAAGTCGGACAGTTACAGCTCATTGGTAGGATGCATGGTCCCTTTTACTGTGTACGAAAT TGA